Genomic segment of Paenibacillus sp. FSL R5-0623:
CTGCTGTCAGCTTGTGGGACAGCGGAAGAAAAAACATCTGATAATTCCGCACCAGCGGGTGAATCAACTACTACGGTTCAAGAAGAGCAAGGTAACTCTAACCCAGCTGAAACAGGAAAACCCGGATCTGGTGTACCCGAGCCTTCAACGGAAGATTCAACTGCGAATGAAGAAAAACCTGAATCTTCTGAGAAGATTTCTACAGAAGAGAAAGTGGAAAAGACGTATCATATGAATGAAAATTATTATATTAAACCAAACGATGAAGCGAGCCCAAATAAAGTGGTCTTGTTAACTTTTGATGATGGGCCCAAAGAAGAAAAGATGATTACTTCACTGATCGACACTTTAGATAAACATAACGCTAAAGCGATATTTTTCGTCAATGGATATCGGGTGAAAAGCCATCCGGAATTGCTCAAACTCATACATGAACGGGGTCAGATTGTAGGCAATCATGCCTGGGATCATGAGGATCTCAAAAAAATGTCCAAAGCTGAGGCGGCAAAACAGGTTACAGATGTCCAAAAAATAGTGAAGGATACCATTGGTGAGGAACCGCAATTCTTCCGTCCACCTTTTGGGTCGGGAAATGATGCACTGAAGGCTGCTGTGAAGAAAAAGGGCATGTTATATATGACTTGGTCTAATGGTTCGCTCGATTGGGATAAAAGCACCAAAGACAAACCGGAAAAAGTCATCCAAAATGTACTGGACCAGTTAAATCCCGGAAGCAATATTTTGATGCACGAGTTGCCATGGACGGTTGAAGCATTGGATGAATTGCTGACCAAGCTCGAGAAGAAAGGATATTCCTTTGTTGATCCGCGTGCAATTGAATTGGAAGCTCGTTAAATTTACTTTTGCGCATTAAAATAAAACAGCCTTGATCCAATGGATTAAGGCTGTTTCTCTGTGAGTGCTTTTTCTGTGGGCACTCTTAACGTGATGATATGCATCTCCGCAGGACAACCTAGTCGGAGAGGAAGATGATTTGTACCGTATCCTCTGCTAACAAGCATTTTGCCTTCTTGGTGAATGTCCTCCGGACTTCGCTTCAGGGAGTACCACCCGTTCGATACGGGACGATACGATTTTCCAAGGAACACAGGTCCGAAAAATGGTACAACCAATTGTCCTCCATGTGTATGACCGCTTAAAATAAGATCTGCATTTTCTTCCAAGCGAAGGGCCTGCAAAGGATCATGAACGATAGCAATTTTGCAAAAACGGTTACCGATCTGCTGTAGTAATACATCGCCC
This window contains:
- a CDS encoding polysaccharide deacetylase family protein, with the protein product MFRHTAALIIAASLLLSACGTAEEKTSDNSAPAGESTTTVQEEQGNSNPAETGKPGSGVPEPSTEDSTANEEKPESSEKISTEEKVEKTYHMNENYYIKPNDEASPNKVVLLTFDDGPKEEKMITSLIDTLDKHNAKAIFFVNGYRVKSHPELLKLIHERGQIVGNHAWDHEDLKKMSKAEAAKQVTDVQKIVKDTIGEEPQFFRPPFGSGNDALKAAVKKKGMLYMTWSNGSLDWDKSTKDKPEKVIQNVLDQLNPGSNILMHELPWTVEALDELLTKLEKKGYSFVDPRAIELEAR